A window of the Bactrocera dorsalis isolate Fly_Bdor unplaced genomic scaffold, ASM2337382v1 BdCtg109, whole genome shotgun sequence genome harbors these coding sequences:
- the LOC105233055 gene encoding T-box protein 2, with amino-acid sequence MLSMTEFVDMRMQQQIAHELYRQQIMQRIPDPFPPMLPFHMPHHLIVPQRPALPGVKAKLENDELWKQFHRIGTEMIITKSGRRMFPSMRVSVSGLENEANYCVLLEMVPVGDCRFKFSGSHWIPAGGAEPQSPQRMFLHPDSPATGAHWQSQAIIFNKVKLTNNTLDSNGHIVLASMHKYQPRLHIIRTSDLTQLPWSPQQAFVFPETEFVAVTAYQNDRITKLKIDNNPFAKGFRETGQSRCKRKLNTLNSDEEDLGENPSSPSKNSFVSSEDDRISVCSGRMESSSIKRCRSFDSYDDDIYVNSSSSRSCESMSPPQYDETMYSAMAMYHREPMQYQFLNSPPIDIAAATYLAAAANINPPMSSPPDGMEPLLAHLPQKLDLQTHLPYPRLPHLLPATDITPAVKALGNPATATHIIEEQTAENPAILSETTRTDNQDEVEPKQTKRNNFSISAILAF; translated from the exons ATGCTAAGCATGACGGAGTTTGTAGATATGAGAATGCAGCAGCAGATCGCGCATGAATTATATAGACAGCAAATTATGCAGCGTATACCGG ATCCATTTCCACCTATGCTGCCGTTTCATATGCCCCATCACTTAATAGTGCCACAACGCCCGGCGCTGCCTGGTGTAAAAGCAAAATTGGAAAACGACGAACTGTGGAAACAGTTTCATCGAATCGGTACGGAAATGATCATTACAAAGAGCGGAAG GCGTATGTTTCCATCGATGCGTGTGTCCGTCTCTGGTCTCGAAAACGAAGCGAATTATTGTGTTTTGCTCGAAATGGTTCCCGTTGGTGATTGTCGGTTTAAGTTTTCGGGCTCACATTGGATACCTGCTGGCGGTGCTGAGCCTCAGAGCCCTCAGCGCATGTTTCTGCATCCTGACAGCCCAGCCACTGGTGCGCATTGGCAATCCCAAgccattatttttaacaaagttAAACTCACCAATAACACACTGGACAGCAATGGACAT ATTGTGCTCGCCAGCATGCATAAGTATCAACCGCGTCTGCACATCATCCGTACTTCGGACCTAACACAGCTGCCGTGGTCTCCGCAGCAGGCTTTCGTTTTTCCCGAAACAGAATTTGTTGCAGTTACTGCTTACCAG AATGATCGTATTACAAAGTTAAAGATTGATAACAATCCTTTTGCCAAAGGCTTTCGTGAAACGGGTCAGTCACGTTGCAAGCGCAAGCTAAACACCTTGAATTCCGACGAAGAGGATTTAGGCGAAAATCCATCCAGCCCTAGCAAAAATTCATTTGTGTCCAGCGAAGACGATCGCATCAGCGTTTGCAGTGGTCGGATGGAGTCCTCATCAATAAAACGCTGCCGCTCGTTCGACTCTTACGATGATGATATTTATGTAAACTCGTCTAGTTCACGCAGCTGTGAGAGTATGTCGCCGCCACAATATGATGAAACTATGTACTCGGCAATGGCAATGTACCACAGGGAGCCTATGCAGTATCAATTCTTAAATAGTCCGCCCATAGATATTGCTGCCGCTACTTATTTAGCAGCTGCAGCCAATATCAATCCACCAATGTCCTCACCACCGGATGGAATGGAGCCGTTGTTAGCGCATCTGCCACAAAAACTAGATTTACAGACGCACTTGCCATATCCGCGGCTGCCACATCTTCTACCCGCTACCGATATTACGCCGGCAGTCAAAGCATTAGGAAATCCTGCTACAGCGACGCATATAATTGAAGAACAAACTGCGGAGAACCCAGCAATATTGTCCGAAACCACCAGAACAGATAACCAAGACGAAGTAGAGCCGAAACAAACGAAGCGCAATAACTTTAGCATATCGGCGATTTTGGCGTTCTGA